In Leptospira saintgironsiae, one genomic interval encodes:
- a CDS encoding beta strand repeat-containing protein, producing MGILIKKYILRAVISFTLLFSFGACSAWPVLIGAAGLAARKKSSAFPFFPNMSSPSGPPVLDRIEISAPTNSFAKATSIQLKATAIYSNNTNVDITNDASWSTVDSSIIQMTALITGQAKGINDGTTDVSIDYLGKTDVVALTVTASPLTGISIVCDNSHTSLPQGTTRQCKLMGDFGDGTHQDLTNDPDVLWDTANSSVATVDSQGLVYGASVGSTTITADFESFSANIPITVSNATLVSISVTPSNSSYALGSTQQYSAVGTYSDNSTQNITTQVAWSSSDTSVATIDNSTNKGLLDTESVGSTTITANLGAISAITQATVTSAVLTKIIITPANPKVANGNYLNLTATGIFSDGSSSDISAQTTWSSQDTNIATVSNGAGLQGRVTGNSVGTTNITAAIGGISQTISFEVTAATLSSIQVIADQASIHRGTITYVLATGIYSDGSSRNISDQVSWSISDTSRLQLGSLNSIPKQKVQSPDSGTLGTVTVTATSGAVNGTTDITVTAANLVSIQVNPTNPTVANGLMQSFTAIGTFSDNSTQDITSSVAWSSSDTNIATISNTTGTNGQATTLTTGSTNISATLSGVVSPDSTLTVTNATLDSITITPGNPSVPKGTSLALTATGIYTDGTSSNITTQVTWSSSNPSIATVDNTVGQEGKGTGVNVGTTNVSALLSGKTATVSFKVTSATLTSIQVIPNNASIPKGTFTYAEAKGVYSDGTSQNISDQVIWSSSDTSILQIGTLNSDPRMKVFSQSTGNIGISTITASINGTSGTANVEVTNATLLTIQVNPTNPSVALGVGQNFTAVGTYTDDTTKDLTDQVTWDSSNTSVATISNSSGTIGNATSLSLGNTNITATLGATTSPASVLTVTNATLQSITITPGNPSTPKGRSINLVATGIFTDGSSQNITTQVTWASNSNSIVSIDNWQGTEGKATGVNTGNTTVSATLGSVTGTSPFKVTAAILSSIQVTSDENPLHQGTSTYVLATGVYSDGSTLNISDQVTWNSSDTTVIQLGTVNSIPKKNIMATGGSLGTSTVSAMLGAVTGSSDITVIAAALVSIQVTPTNPSVASGLTQSFMATGTYTDGTTQDLTAQVNWTSSNTSVATISNSAGSRGLASTFSTGTSSITATYSGGPSASTTLTVTAAILETITINPSLPSVPRGRNLDLVATGTYSDGSWMDLTTQVTWASNNTSIATVDNVMGKQGKATGVNVGQTNVTATLAGVSGVATFKVTNAVLTSIEVFLNQSTIALGTSTQAQAIGTYSDDTTLNISDQVSWNSSQATVIQVGNLIAGPAKIMNSPSGGSQGSSVISATLGSETGSATLNVTAATLVSIQIDPTNPSIALGLPQNFNATGTYTDGSTLNLTNLVTWTSSDTSKATISNANGSQGKATTVATGATNITASYSGVTSPASTLTITSPTLSSITIAPAPSLSIAKGRTQNFTATGIYTDGTTQDLTLQATWTSTDASKVTVGNSGGTSGLITAVNTGAAQIVATYGGMQSTPTDVTVTSAVLNSIQIAPVNYSLPKGNTVNYTANGTYSDGTTLDLTAQVTWASSNTSRAVISNASGNNGLLTAVNNGSSTISATLGSVTGSSNLTVTAAQLVSVSVSPTTPTIYQTQTQNFTATGTYTDASTQNITTSVVWSSSDTSKATISNSSGTEGRATGVAAGTSTITATIGVLSGNTTLTVEAVDLIPPTVTNVVSLTPTTIQVTYSESMASGPATTAANYKIVSTSALAGSCSDNSNFTSSSSAITVSSVSGNGAVFVLTLGSAQTSGAGYTLVANKSAIVDLSPVSNALTCPNYADFLGQEQLKVTTASCSSVTSAIVSFSKPIKSGNNTTGSAECSTTTECGKRYSFIGTNSLGTVNSAKILDGIVCGGAAANSSKVCVTHNLIQTGAQYTVIVANNADGDGFDNSTWGSIRDSGSTENVQSSPRDRASFIGCGTSPVNFADGPISIDPNGSSFGYLIDFNGKIYNGPNTAGSGALRFGYDGNTPENVQFSFTKDTNAQNSDATNVSSNTATTRETSIAVPPYVTLGHTSCTTNNATLASGCGPDNENSRGIFTTGILGTTPYVFIGGARTTPDGSGNYLFDYLYYSADTSTNLNYKYIDMSTITGTVTAAASALVVQNNRIYPGFAKASNQGGPIVGGLLGGLNAPDLGFITFNSSDSGTTGNCTAGSNCDAYDGSNGRRFLINHMPYFGGPTSGGLVNNNSSPNWAYYIGVDSLFVFNNRIYAANGGLHAVDHNGTIIRTNTLNPTTACSSPNTCADWVEVGPRSNQKWHNSPTNNYFSLELSKLYDLTPGDKAFSQFAEFNGKLYVTRTICVQGTQASAIRTAAGTVTGCTNGSDTNRRAQLWKCDPTLTGGSGDCDAGDWTVVGDDNSGITNFGDATNRTMSMVVKNGSYLYVGFDHPSGIRIYRTNTADPGSASNVWTQVSGAGLTDSTNVQQIFSAISVPSGSINYLYVSVGKNNVPVRVYRQQN from the coding sequence ATGGGAATTTTGATTAAAAAATATATTCTCCGGGCAGTCATATCCTTTACCCTTTTGTTTTCTTTTGGAGCTTGTTCTGCGTGGCCTGTGCTTATCGGTGCGGCGGGTTTAGCTGCTCGTAAAAAAAGTTCCGCCTTTCCTTTCTTCCCCAACATGTCTAGCCCAAGTGGTCCTCCTGTTTTGGATCGGATCGAAATTTCTGCCCCTACAAATAGTTTTGCAAAAGCTACTAGCATCCAATTAAAAGCGACCGCAATCTATTCCAATAACACAAACGTAGATATTACCAACGATGCGAGTTGGTCCACTGTGGATTCTTCCATTATCCAAATGACTGCTTTGATTACTGGGCAGGCAAAAGGAATAAATGACGGAACAACCGATGTCTCCATAGACTATTTGGGAAAAACAGATGTAGTAGCTTTGACTGTAACTGCATCTCCGTTAACCGGCATCTCTATTGTATGTGATAATTCTCATACAAGTCTTCCTCAAGGAACAACCAGACAATGTAAATTGATGGGAGATTTCGGAGATGGTACACATCAGGATCTTACAAATGATCCGGATGTTTTATGGGACACCGCCAACAGTTCTGTCGCGACAGTAGATAGCCAAGGTCTAGTATATGGTGCTTCTGTTGGAAGTACAACAATCACTGCAGATTTTGAATCCTTCTCCGCAAATATTCCAATTACTGTAAGTAATGCAACTTTGGTTTCTATTTCGGTTACTCCAAGTAATAGTTCTTACGCTTTGGGAAGTACTCAACAATACTCTGCAGTCGGAACTTATAGTGATAATTCCACTCAAAATATTACAACTCAAGTTGCTTGGTCGTCTTCAGATACCTCTGTCGCAACTATAGATAATAGTACAAATAAAGGACTTTTAGATACAGAGTCTGTTGGAAGTACAACAATCACTGCAAATTTAGGAGCTATCAGTGCAATCACACAGGCAACAGTAACTTCTGCAGTTCTAACAAAAATTATAATCACTCCTGCAAATCCAAAAGTTGCAAACGGAAACTATTTGAATTTGACTGCTACAGGAATTTTTTCAGATGGATCTTCTTCTGACATTTCTGCGCAGACAACTTGGTCCAGCCAAGACACGAATATAGCAACCGTATCCAACGGAGCAGGTTTACAAGGTAGAGTTACCGGTAATAGTGTAGGCACTACGAATATTACTGCTGCGATCGGAGGAATCAGCCAAACTATTTCTTTCGAAGTTACTGCGGCAACATTAAGCTCCATCCAAGTGATCGCTGATCAAGCTTCCATCCATAGAGGAACAATCACTTACGTTTTGGCCACTGGTATTTATTCAGATGGTTCTTCTAGAAATATAAGCGATCAGGTTTCTTGGTCTATCTCGGATACATCTAGATTACAATTAGGAAGTTTGAATTCTATTCCAAAACAGAAAGTACAATCTCCTGATTCAGGAACATTAGGTACAGTGACCGTGACTGCAACTTCAGGAGCAGTCAATGGGACTACAGATATCACAGTGACTGCTGCGAACTTAGTGTCCATACAAGTAAATCCTACGAACCCTACAGTTGCGAATGGACTAATGCAGTCATTTACTGCAATCGGAACATTCTCGGATAATTCTACTCAAGATATTACTAGCTCTGTAGCGTGGAGTTCTTCTGATACAAATATCGCGACAATTAGCAATACCACTGGAACGAATGGGCAAGCCACGACGTTAACTACTGGTAGTACAAATATTAGTGCAACCCTGAGCGGTGTAGTTTCTCCGGATAGTACATTAACAGTTACTAATGCAACTCTAGATTCAATTACGATTACACCTGGAAATCCAAGTGTTCCAAAAGGAACTTCTTTAGCTTTAACTGCGACAGGAATTTATACTGACGGAACCAGTTCGAATATTACCACTCAGGTTACTTGGAGTAGTTCGAATCCTTCGATTGCTACAGTTGATAATACTGTTGGACAAGAAGGAAAGGGAACAGGTGTAAATGTAGGGACAACGAATGTGTCCGCACTTCTTTCCGGAAAAACTGCAACTGTTTCTTTCAAGGTAACTTCTGCTACTCTGACTTCAATACAAGTAATCCCGAATAATGCATCCATTCCGAAAGGCACATTTACTTATGCGGAGGCTAAGGGTGTATATTCTGACGGTACTTCTCAAAATATCAGTGATCAGGTAATTTGGAGTAGTTCAGACACAAGTATTTTACAAATCGGAACCTTAAATTCAGATCCTAGGATGAAAGTGTTTTCTCAAAGCACTGGAAATATTGGAATTTCTACAATTACAGCATCTATTAACGGCACTAGCGGGACCGCAAATGTAGAAGTGACTAACGCGACCCTCTTAACTATTCAAGTCAACCCAACGAACCCGAGTGTAGCTTTAGGTGTTGGGCAAAACTTTACCGCTGTAGGAACTTATACAGATGATACAACTAAGGATCTAACTGACCAAGTCACTTGGGATTCTTCGAATACGAGTGTGGCAACGATTAGCAATAGTTCCGGAACAATAGGAAATGCAACCAGTCTTTCATTAGGAAATACGAATATTACTGCTACATTGGGCGCCACAACTTCTCCTGCAAGTGTACTGACTGTTACGAATGCAACTCTGCAATCGATCACAATAACACCGGGTAATCCAAGCACCCCTAAGGGAAGAAGTATTAATCTTGTCGCCACAGGTATATTCACTGATGGGTCTTCTCAAAACATCACTACTCAGGTTACTTGGGCAAGTAATTCTAATTCGATTGTAAGTATTGATAATTGGCAGGGAACAGAAGGTAAAGCAACAGGCGTAAATACAGGAAATACTACTGTATCGGCTACATTAGGAAGTGTTACCGGAACTTCTCCTTTTAAAGTAACTGCTGCTATTCTATCTTCTATCCAAGTAACCTCGGATGAAAATCCGCTTCACCAAGGAACGTCCACTTATGTTCTTGCTACCGGAGTTTATTCTGACGGAAGCACTTTGAATATAAGCGATCAGGTAACCTGGAATTCTTCCGACACAACTGTGATCCAATTGGGAACTGTAAATTCAATACCTAAAAAGAATATCATGGCAACTGGAGGAAGCCTTGGCACTTCTACAGTTAGTGCGATGTTAGGAGCAGTCACCGGTTCTTCAGATATTACTGTAATAGCAGCCGCGTTAGTCTCCATCCAAGTGACCCCTACAAATCCAAGCGTGGCCTCTGGACTTACTCAAAGTTTTATGGCGACTGGAACTTATACGGATGGAACTACACAAGATCTCACCGCACAAGTAAATTGGACTTCTTCGAATACGAGCGTTGCTACTATAAGTAACTCCGCTGGTTCCAGAGGCCTTGCATCAACATTCTCTACTGGAACTTCTTCCATCACTGCAACTTATAGCGGCGGGCCAAGTGCGTCCACTACCCTAACTGTGACTGCGGCAATTTTAGAAACGATTACGATCAATCCGTCTCTTCCATCTGTTCCTAGAGGAAGAAATTTAGATCTAGTCGCGACAGGAACATATTCGGATGGAAGCTGGATGGATCTGACTACTCAGGTCACCTGGGCAAGTAATAATACGTCCATAGCAACTGTAGATAATGTAATGGGAAAACAAGGAAAGGCTACGGGTGTAAATGTAGGACAAACGAATGTCACTGCTACCTTAGCCGGTGTTTCCGGAGTAGCAACATTCAAAGTTACGAATGCGGTTTTGACCTCGATTGAAGTTTTCTTAAATCAATCCACAATCGCATTAGGAACTTCTACTCAAGCTCAAGCAATCGGAACTTATTCTGATGACACTACATTAAATATTAGTGATCAAGTTTCTTGGAATAGTTCTCAGGCTACTGTAATTCAAGTAGGAAACCTAATAGCAGGTCCTGCTAAAATAATGAATTCTCCATCAGGAGGAAGCCAAGGATCATCCGTAATCTCTGCAACTCTTGGTTCAGAAACCGGATCCGCAACTCTGAATGTAACCGCTGCAACTTTGGTATCCATTCAGATTGATCCTACAAATCCAAGTATCGCATTGGGTCTTCCTCAAAACTTTAATGCTACTGGAACTTATACAGACGGATCCACATTAAATCTTACAAATTTAGTTACCTGGACTTCTTCCGATACAAGTAAGGCGACGATTAGCAATGCAAATGGCTCTCAAGGAAAGGCGACTACCGTTGCAACTGGCGCTACAAATATTACTGCTTCTTATAGTGGAGTGACATCTCCTGCTAGCACGTTAACCATCACTTCCCCTACTTTATCTTCCATCACGATTGCTCCTGCCCCAAGTCTGAGCATTGCAAAAGGTAGAACACAAAACTTTACTGCTACAGGTATATACACGGATGGAACCACTCAAGATCTAACTCTGCAAGCTACCTGGACCAGCACTGACGCAAGTAAAGTTACTGTTGGAAATTCAGGAGGAACAAGCGGACTAATTACTGCGGTGAATACTGGTGCCGCTCAAATTGTTGCAACTTACGGTGGTATGCAAAGTACACCTACGGATGTAACTGTCACATCTGCTGTGTTGAATTCTATTCAGATTGCTCCTGTGAATTATAGTCTTCCAAAAGGAAATACTGTAAATTATACCGCGAATGGAACCTACTCTGATGGAACCACATTGGATTTAACTGCTCAAGTTACTTGGGCATCATCTAATACAAGTAGAGCGGTGATCAGCAATGCTTCCGGTAATAATGGTCTATTGACTGCGGTGAATAATGGATCTAGCACCATCTCCGCGACATTGGGTTCTGTTACTGGTTCTTCTAACCTTACTGTAACAGCAGCACAACTTGTTTCGGTCTCTGTTTCTCCTACAACTCCTACTATCTATCAGACCCAGACACAAAACTTTACTGCGACTGGAACTTATACGGATGCAAGCACACAAAACATCACCACATCGGTAGTGTGGAGTTCTTCTGATACAAGCAAAGCGACTATCAGCAATTCTTCCGGAACAGAAGGTAGAGCAACGGGTGTAGCGGCGGGAACAAGTACGATCACTGCGACTATCGGTGTATTGAGCGGAAACACTACTCTTACAGTAGAAGCTGTAGACTTAATTCCTCCTACAGTCACAAACGTTGTGTCTCTTACACCTACTACTATCCAAGTCACTTATTCAGAATCTATGGCAAGTGGACCTGCAACTACTGCGGCAAACTATAAGATAGTATCTACGTCTGCACTAGCAGGAAGTTGTTCTGATAATTCTAACTTCACGTCCAGCAGTTCAGCGATCACAGTTTCCTCCGTATCAGGTAATGGAGCAGTGTTCGTTCTGACCTTGGGCTCAGCTCAAACAAGTGGAGCTGGATATACATTAGTTGCGAATAAATCCGCAATCGTGGATCTGTCTCCAGTCTCAAATGCACTTACTTGTCCAAACTATGCTGACTTCTTAGGACAAGAACAACTCAAGGTTACTACAGCTTCTTGTTCCAGCGTAACTTCAGCGATAGTAAGCTTCTCTAAACCTATCAAATCTGGAAACAATACGACTGGTTCTGCAGAATGTAGCACTACTACTGAATGCGGAAAACGTTATTCGTTCATTGGAACAAATAGTTTAGGAACCGTGAATTCAGCTAAGATCCTAGATGGTATCGTTTGCGGCGGAGCAGCTGCGAATTCTTCCAAGGTTTGCGTAACACATAACCTGATACAAACAGGAGCGCAATATACAGTTATCGTGGCAAATAATGCCGATGGAGATGGATTCGATAACAGTACTTGGGGATCTATTAGAGATTCAGGTTCTACTGAGAATGTTCAATCTTCACCTAGGGACAGAGCTTCATTTATAGGTTGTGGAACTTCTCCTGTAAACTTTGCTGATGGTCCTATCTCAATTGACCCGAATGGTTCTTCCTTTGGATATCTGATAGACTTTAACGGAAAAATTTATAACGGTCCAAATACTGCCGGAAGTGGAGCTTTACGTTTCGGTTATGATGGAAATACTCCTGAAAACGTTCAGTTCAGTTTCACTAAAGATACTAACGCTCAGAACAGTGATGCTACTAATGTTAGTTCCAACACTGCAACTACAAGGGAAACTTCGATAGCGGTTCCTCCTTACGTGACCTTAGGGCATACCTCTTGCACCACAAATAACGCAACTTTGGCAAGCGGTTGTGGACCAGATAACGAAAACAGCAGAGGTATATTCACTACAGGTATCTTAGGCACAACTCCATACGTGTTCATAGGTGGAGCAAGAACCACGCCAGATGGATCAGGAAACTATCTATTCGATTATCTGTATTATTCTGCAGATACATCTACAAACTTAAACTATAAGTATATAGATATGTCCACGATCACAGGAACAGTTACTGCAGCGGCTTCCGCATTGGTAGTGCAAAATAATCGGATCTATCCTGGATTCGCAAAAGCAAGTAACCAGGGAGGTCCTATCGTAGGCGGATTGTTAGGCGGATTGAATGCTCCGGATCTAGGATTTATTACATTCAATAGTTCGGATTCAGGCACTACAGGAAATTGTACTGCCGGCTCTAATTGTGATGCTTATGATGGAAGTAATGGAAGAAGGTTCCTTATCAATCATATGCCTTACTTCGGAGGACCGACCTCAGGTGGACTAGTCAATAATAACTCTTCTCCGAACTGGGCTTATTATATCGGCGTAGATTCTCTATTCGTATTCAATAATAGGATCTATGCTGCAAACGGTGGATTACATGCTGTAGATCATAATGGTACTATTATCAGAACAAACACATTGAACCCAACAACTGCATGTAGTTCTCCGAATACTTGTGCGGACTGGGTAGAAGTAGGGCCTAGATCAAATCAAAAATGGCATAATAGTCCTACGAATAACTACTTCTCCTTGGAATTATCAAAACTGTACGACTTAACTCCTGGAGATAAAGCATTCTCTCAATTCGCCGAGTTTAACGGAAAACTTTATGTGACTCGGACTATTTGCGTCCAAGGTACACAAGCTTCTGCGATACGGACCGCAGCAGGAACAGTCACTGGTTGTACAAACGGAAGTGATACGAATAGAAGGGCTCAACTTTGGAAATGTGATCCTACTCTAACTGGAGGTTCTGGTGATTGTGATGCAGGAGATTGGACAGTCGTTGGAGACGATAACTCTGGTATCACAAACTTCGGAGATGCTACAAACAGAACCATGTCAATGGTTGTGAAAAATGGATCTTATCTATACGTAGGTTTCGACCATCCGAGTGGTATCCGTATCTACAGAACTAATACTGCAGATCCTGGATCAGCATCTAATGTTTGGACCCAAGTAAGCGGGGCAGGACTAACTGACTCAACAAATGTGCAACAGATATTCTCTGCGATCTCGGTTCCGTCCGGAAGTATTAACTATCTGTATGTAAGCGTTGGAAAAAATAACGTTCCAGTAAGAGTGTATAGGCAGCAAAACTAA
- a CDS encoding HTTM domain-containing protein translates to MSLWNRYKSELFEQSPAWSLGFFRFGFGILLFFTSARYIYYGWVQKYFLEPSFHFKHFGFSWVGVIPGPLLYFVFIILCVTAVFISLGVLYRTSIFIYWLGFSYFNLLDVSTYLNHYYLIFLLLFLLFWIPADRCFSLSHFLEAYRNGRWSTPKIPNWSLWILRFQIGCVYFFGGLAKLVPDWLFSAQPLRIWLARNTDFPVIGGFFSYPIAGYVFSYAGLFFDLLVPFCLLKKNLRPWAYSFVLIFHILTWRLFPIGMFPWIMIFSALLFFPPTWPIKVRGFLKRRGIFPYGELRNLFKTAWNKLPVRFRFLSAKFLLILLRTLEKPNVLGRSFETKLGDFASHFVSRFGIWAVSLYILIQVIFPLRHFLYPGNHLWTEQGFRFAWHIMLIQKNGFASFQVVNLRTGETQYVLPESYLNEVQKTMMSTQPDLILQFAHFLGDREKKRTGDDIAVYAEVRVSLNGKKSLPFIDPNRDLMKVKDNFFHKDWVLPDFK, encoded by the coding sequence TTGTCTCTTTGGAATCGGTATAAGTCCGAACTATTCGAACAATCTCCTGCTTGGTCCTTAGGATTTTTTAGATTCGGGTTCGGTATTCTTTTATTTTTTACTTCAGCTCGTTATATTTATTACGGTTGGGTGCAAAAATATTTTTTAGAGCCGAGTTTTCACTTTAAACATTTCGGATTCTCTTGGGTGGGAGTAATTCCAGGGCCATTATTATATTTTGTTTTCATAATATTATGTGTCACGGCCGTATTCATCTCTCTTGGAGTTTTATACAGGACCTCAATTTTCATTTATTGGCTGGGATTTTCTTATTTTAATCTTTTAGATGTTTCCACTTATCTAAATCACTATTATCTAATTTTTTTATTACTCTTTCTTTTGTTTTGGATCCCTGCAGATCGTTGTTTTTCTTTATCTCATTTTTTAGAAGCATATCGAAATGGAAGATGGAGCACTCCTAAAATTCCAAATTGGTCTTTATGGATCCTACGATTCCAAATCGGTTGTGTTTATTTTTTCGGGGGCTTAGCAAAATTAGTTCCTGATTGGTTATTCTCTGCTCAACCTCTTAGGATTTGGTTAGCACGAAATACAGATTTTCCAGTGATCGGTGGTTTTTTTTCTTATCCTATTGCAGGGTATGTTTTTAGTTATGCAGGATTATTTTTCGATCTGCTTGTTCCATTCTGTCTTCTTAAAAAAAATCTAAGACCTTGGGCATATAGTTTTGTTCTGATCTTTCATATTCTCACCTGGAGACTTTTTCCTATCGGAATGTTTCCTTGGATCATGATCTTCTCCGCATTATTATTTTTCCCCCCGACTTGGCCAATTAAAGTTAGAGGATTTCTGAAAAGAAGAGGGATTTTTCCCTATGGGGAATTAAGAAATTTATTCAAAACCGCTTGGAATAAACTCCCAGTTAGGTTTCGTTTTCTTTCTGCAAAATTTTTATTAATACTTTTACGCACTTTAGAAAAACCGAATGTATTGGGAAGAAGTTTCGAAACCAAACTTGGAGACTTCGCTTCTCATTTTGTTTCCAGATTCGGAATCTGGGCGGTATCCTTGTATATTTTGATCCAAGTGATTTTTCCTCTAAGGCATTTTTTATATCCAGGGAATCATCTATGGACGGAACAAGGCTTTAGATTCGCATGGCATATCATGCTCATCCAAAAAAATGGATTCGCAAGCTTCCAAGTGGTCAATTTGCGGACCGGTGAGACCCAGTACGTTTTACCTGAGTCTTATTTAAACGAAGTACAAAAAACAATGATGAGTACTCAGCCTGATCTGATCCTACAATTCGCCCATTTCTTAGGGGATAGAGAAAAGAAAAGAACTGGTGATGATATCGCAGTCTATGCAGAAGTTAGAGTTTCTCTAAATGGTAAAAAAAGCCTGCCATTTATTGATCCAAATCGAGATCTAATGAAAGTGAAGGATAATTTTTTTCATAAAGATTGGGTCCTCCCCGACTTTAAATAA
- a CDS encoding DNA-processing protein DprA produces MDFLSLSSPSLYKILSRSRFLSQSLSKSEVLEKLKEILPKDLKERAEFDSKHYSSSLNKLGVEIVSYFDPEYPSLLKEIYDPPPNLFCFGNIDLLNLSYLAVVGTRKVSPITLYYSKLIPNFVSSLGLDGIVSGLALGVDKAAMLHALDQEIPVIGVMGTGPEKEYPYENRNLYKRMKSSVNGLVITECPPDFEVRKYAFPKRNRIITGISPSLLVMEAPSKSGALSSASNAISQDRDVFVFDHPLQTQNQGGKKLLSEGASPASFDNCQNHGEKIFHLEEILPSNFEEIPGMLARLGKNKLNGNWIDLGNGFIRSVQ; encoded by the coding sequence ATGGATTTTCTTTCTCTTTCTTCTCCAAGTTTATATAAAATACTAAGCAGATCCAGATTTTTATCCCAGAGCCTCTCCAAATCGGAGGTTCTGGAAAAATTAAAAGAAATACTTCCTAAAGATCTAAAAGAAAGAGCAGAGTTCGATTCTAAACATTACTCTTCTTCCTTAAATAAATTAGGAGTAGAGATCGTTTCCTATTTTGATCCTGAATATCCCAGTCTTCTCAAAGAAATTTATGATCCTCCTCCTAATTTATTCTGTTTCGGTAATATTGATCTTTTAAATCTTTCTTATCTGGCCGTTGTGGGAACGAGAAAAGTTTCCCCAATTACATTATATTATTCTAAACTAATTCCAAATTTTGTATCTTCTCTTGGATTAGATGGTATTGTTTCCGGTTTGGCATTGGGAGTGGATAAAGCAGCAATGTTGCACGCCTTGGACCAAGAAATTCCAGTGATAGGAGTGATGGGCACAGGCCCTGAAAAAGAATATCCTTACGAAAACAGGAATTTGTATAAAAGAATGAAATCTTCTGTCAATGGTTTAGTGATCACTGAATGTCCTCCCGATTTTGAAGTCAGAAAATATGCATTCCCAAAAAGAAACAGGATCATCACTGGAATCTCACCTTCTCTTTTAGTGATGGAAGCTCCTTCTAAAAGTGGAGCGTTGTCTTCTGCATCTAACGCAATTTCTCAAGATAGAGATGTTTTCGTTTTTGATCATCCGCTACAAACACAGAACCAAGGCGGAAAAAAATTACTCTCAGAAGGCGCAAGTCCAGCCTCGTTTGATAATTGTCAAAATCATGGAGAGAAAATTTTTCATTTGGAAGAAATTCTTCCTTCTAACTTCGAAGAAATTCCGGGAATGCTTGCTCGATTGGGAAAAAACAAATTGAATGGTAATTGGATCGATCTAGGAAACGGTTTCATTCGATCCGTTCAATAA
- a CDS encoding tetratricopeptide repeat protein — translation MRIIFLLLFVFLISDCKNLSKFSGKNTKPPTVEDLESWKRRLNMDESEIIELEKKIRDMASKTRSAGALSWKIAQGYMKIGDYDLASKYYNKAIQEEGSGKTEVIGADVHFFESSLPYFDKALLLIPVDQQLLFETALSYANASKDRGWEPKRRQIAIEIFQSLSRQDTRDSRFPYQLALIYFDSSMADSSWEGINAGFQDQEKAFTLLDSILKKEPRNVPVLFAKGNFLYRSGKAQEAKDIYLHLKNTIEGLKKDGFIKEDLNENESYKNVINNLNKMESPEN, via the coding sequence ATGAGGATTATATTCCTTCTTCTTTTTGTATTTCTGATTTCCGATTGTAAGAACCTAAGTAAATTTTCAGGAAAGAATACAAAACCTCCTACAGTCGAGGATCTTGAATCTTGGAAACGCCGTTTAAATATGGACGAATCCGAGATCATTGAGTTAGAGAAGAAGATCCGTGACATGGCTTCGAAGACCAGATCTGCAGGCGCTCTCAGTTGGAAGATTGCTCAAGGATATATGAAGATCGGTGATTACGACCTAGCATCTAAATATTATAATAAAGCAATCCAAGAAGAAGGTTCCGGAAAAACAGAAGTGATCGGCGCCGATGTTCATTTTTTTGAATCTTCTCTCCCCTATTTTGACAAGGCCTTACTTTTAATACCTGTAGACCAACAACTTCTTTTTGAAACTGCATTGTCTTATGCAAATGCCTCCAAGGACAGAGGTTGGGAACCTAAAAGAAGGCAGATCGCAATCGAAATTTTCCAATCACTTTCCAGACAAGATACAAGAGATTCCAGATTTCCATACCAATTGGCTTTGATCTATTTTGATTCTTCCATGGCCGATTCTTCATGGGAAGGGATTAATGCTGGCTTCCAAGACCAGGAGAAAGCGTTTACTCTTTTGGATTCTATCTTAAAAAAAGAGCCTCGAAATGTTCCTGTGCTATTTGCAAAAGGGAATTTTTTATATAGATCTGGAAAGGCACAAGAAGCAAAAGATATCTATCTACATTTAAAAAATACGATAGAAGGTCTTAAAAAGGACGGATTCATTAAAGAAGATCTAAACGAAAATGAATCTTATAAAAACGTAATTAATAATCTGAATAAAATGGAATCTCCTGAGAATTAA
- a CDS encoding DoxX family protein: MQTIGKYVYAVPFLLFGINHFIAGSQMGGMVPVPGGVIWIYVTGAAMIAASVSIFINKKTKLAMILLAVLLGIYIVLLHLPGAIKGDMSSTINTLKDLGLLGGALVIAGISRDNA, encoded by the coding sequence ATGCAAACAATCGGGAAATATGTGTATGCTGTCCCGTTCCTACTTTTTGGGATCAATCACTTTATAGCTGGAAGCCAAATGGGCGGAATGGTTCCTGTTCCAGGCGGAGTTATTTGGATCTATGTAACTGGAGCAGCAATGATCGCAGCTTCGGTCAGCATTTTTATAAACAAAAAAACCAAACTCGCTATGATCCTATTGGCAGTACTTTTAGGAATTTACATTGTTCTTCTACACTTACCAGGAGCAATCAAAGGAGATATGTCTTCCACTATCAATACCTTGAAAGATCTGGGTCTTTTGGGTGGAGCTTTAGTAATCGCTGGAATTTCCAGAGACAACGCTTAA